In a genomic window of Epinephelus fuscoguttatus linkage group LG23, E.fuscoguttatus.final_Chr_v1:
- the LOC125883388 gene encoding protein NLRC3-like isoform X6 encodes MEDLEADGDRAESPVSSCQSLKSDWSKHVPLNFSNEPGPSDTKQRAESPVSSCLSMKSDWSKHVPLNFSNEAGPSDTKEKKRSHVSVEEQPSCCSLCQDVLKDPVSTSCGHWLCRQCTSSYWDQSASSGDSSCPQCGERSRTRAGLQTASQTSTVQTDSGLQEVLDEHKISVRRRCERVTEGSDETGSETLLNRIYTELYITEGQSEEVNTQHEVKQLERASKMKTLHETPIKCQHIFKALPEQQKHIRVVLTNGVAGVGKTFTVQKFTLDWAEGLENQDVSLVILLWFRELNLIRDEKLSLLTLLRVFHPTLQKVTAEELAVCKVLFIFDGLDESRLALDFHNNEVVTDVTQKSSVNVLLTNLIEGKLLPSALVWITSRPAAANQIPPACVDRVTEVRGFTDAQKEEYFRRRVSDEERSSRIISHMKTSRSLHIMCLIPVFCWITATVLDHMLTTEQRGELPKTLTDLYSHFLLVQTKRKKHKYDEGHETSPQELTEADRDVLLKLGRLAFEHLEKGNIMFYQEDLERCGLDVTEASVYTGVCTEIFKRESVIFQKTVYCFVHLSVQEFLAAVYLFHCFTNRNTKVLEDFLGRNKDNYRSLDVFLKRAMKKSLQSKNGHLDLFVRFLHGLSLESNQRLLGGLLGRTHNSPGIIQRAINNLKKMNTNKISPDRSINIFHCLLEMNDLSVHQEIQEFLKSENRSEKELSEFHCSALAYMLQMSEEVLDELDLKKYNTTNAGRRRLIPAVRNCRKARFIRCGLSETHCEVVASALKSNPSHLRELDLSDNHNLQDSGVKQLCAGLESPNCRLETLRLRWCNLSEISCVSLASALKSNPSHLRELDLRENFLQDSDVKLLCDLKDSPHYKLETLEWDSSWMDL; translated from the exons ATGGAGGATTTGGAGGCAGACGGGGACAGAGCAGAGTCTCCAGTGTCCAGCTGTCAGTCTTTGAAGAGTGACTGGTCCAAACATGTGCCTCTAAACTTCAGTAATGAACCTGGAccctcagacacaaa acagagagcagagtctccAGTGTCCAGCTGTCTGTCTATGAAGAGTGACTGGTCCAAACATGTGCCTCTAAACTTCAGTAATGAAGCTGGAccctcagacacaaa agagaagaagaggagtcatgtttctgtggaggagcagccgtcctgctgtagtttgtgtcAGGACGTCCTGAAGGATCCAGTCTCTACCAGCTGTGGACACTGGTTGTGCAGACAGTGCACCAGCTCATACTGGGACCAGTCTGCTTCATCAGGAGACTCCTCCTGTCCCCAGTGTGGAGAAAGATCCAGAAcaagagctggactgcagacagCCAGTCAGACCAGCACTGTACAAA cagacagtggtctgcaggaGGTTTTAGATGAACATAAGATCAGTGTGAGGAGGAGATGTGAACGTGTGACTGAAGGAagtgatgaaacaggaagtgaaacccTCCTCAACAGGATCTACACTgagctctacatcacagagggacagagtgaaGAGGTTAATACCCAACATGAGGTGAAGCAGCTTGAGAGAGCTTCTAAGATGAAGACCCTCCATGAAACTCCAATCAAGTGTCAGCACATCTTTAAAGCCTTACCtgagcaacagaaacacatcagagtGGTTCTGACCAACGGCGTCGCTGGCGTTGGAAAAAccttcacagtgcagaagttcactctggactggGCCGAGGGTttggaaaaccaagatgtcAGTCTGGTGATTCTGCTTTGGTTCAGGGAGCTGAACTTGATCAGAGATGAGAAGTTGAGTCTTCTCACTCTGCTCCGTGTTTTCCATCCAACATTACAGAAGGTCACAGCAGAGGAGCTCGCTGTCTGTAAAGTTCTGTTCATCTTTGACGGCCTGGATGAAAGCAGACTGGCTCTGGATTTCCACAACAATGAGGTTgtgactgatgtcacacagaagTCATCAGTCAACGTGCTGTTGACAAACCTCATCGAGGGGAAGCTGCTTCCCTCGGCTCTGGTCTGGATAACTTCccgacctgcagcagccaatcagatccctcCTGCATGTGTTGACAGGGTAACAGAAGTACGAGGCTTCACTGACGCCCAGAAGGAGGAGTACTTCAGGAGGagagtcagtgatgaagagcggtccagcagaatcatctcacacatgaagacatccaggagcctccacatcatgtgtctaatcccagtcttctgctggatcactgctacagttctggaTCACATGTTGactacagagcagagaggagagctgcccaagaccctgactgacctgtactcacacttcctgctggttcagacaaagaggaagaagcacAAGTATGATGAGGGACATGAGACCAGTCCACAGGAGCTGACGGAGGCTGACAGGGACGTTCTTCTGAAGCTGGGGAGGCTGGCGTTTGAACATCTGGAGAAAGGGAACATCATGTTCTACCAAGAAGACCTGGAGCGCTGTGGTCTTGATGTCACAGAGGCCTCGGTGTACACAGGAGTTTGTACAGAGATCTTcaaaagagagtctgtgatcttCCAGAAAACAGTCTACTGCTTCGTTCATCTGAGCgttcaggagtttctggctgCAGTCTACCTGTTCCACTGTTTCACCAACAGGAACACAAAGGTACTGGAGGACTTCCTGGGGAGAAACAAGGATAATTACAGATCCCTGGATGTCTTCTTAAAGAGAGCCATGAAGAAATCCCTCCAAAGTAAAAATGGTCACCTGGATCTGTTTGTCCGCTTCCTTCATGGCCTCTCTCTGGAGTCCAACCAGAGACTGTTAGGAGGCCTTTTGGGTCGGACACACAACAGTCCAGGAATCATCCAGAGAGCCATCAACAACCTGAAGAAGATGAACACAAACAAGATCTCTCCTGACAGAAGCATCAACATCttccactgtctgctggagatGAACGACCTCTCAGTACATCAGGAGATCCAAGAGTTCCTGAAGTCAGAGAACAGATCAGAGAAGGAACTCTCAGAGTTCCACTGCTCAGCTCTGGCCTACATGCTGCAGATGTCAGAGGAGGTTCTGGATGAGTTGGACCTGAAgaaatacaacacaacaaatgCTGGACGACGGAGACTGATTCCAGCTGTGAGGAACTGCAGAAAGGCTCG ATTTATTAGGTGTGGACTCTCAGAGACTCACTGTGAAGTcgtggcctcagctctgaagtccaacccctcccatctgagagagctggacctgagtgaCAACCacaacctgcaggattcaggagtgaagcagctgtgtgctgGACTGGAGAGTCCAAACTGtagactggagactctgag ACTGAGGTGGTGCAatttgtcagagatcagctgtgtttctctggcctcagctctgaagtccaacccctcccatctgagagagctggacctgagagAAAACTTCTTGCAGGATTCAgatgtgaagctgctgtgtgatctGAAGGATAGTCCACACTATAAACTGGAGACTCTGGA ATGGGATTCATCTTGGATGGATCTGTAG
- the LOC125883388 gene encoding protein NLRC3-like isoform X7 → MEDLEADGDRAESPVSSCQSLKSDWSKHVPLNFSNEPGPSDTKEKKRSHVSVEEQPSCCSLCQDVLKDPVSTSCGHWLCRQCTSSYWDQSASSGDSSCPQCGERSRTRAGLQTASQTSTVQTDSGLQEVLDEHKISVRRRCERVTEGSDETGSETLLNRIYTELYITEGQSEEVNTQHEVKQLERASKMKTLHETPIKCQHIFKALPEQQKHIRVVLTNGVAGVGKTFTVQKFTLDWAEGLENQDVSLVILLWFRELNLIRDEKLSLLTLLRVFHPTLQKVTAEELAVCKVLFIFDGLDESRLALDFHNNEVVTDVTQKSSVNVLLTNLIEGKLLPSALVWITSRPAAANQIPPACVDRVTEVRGFTDAQKEEYFRRRVSDEERSSRIISHMKTSRSLHIMCLIPVFCWITATVLDHMLTTEQRGELPKTLTDLYSHFLLVQTKRKKHKYDEGHETSPQELTEADRDVLLKLGRLAFEHLEKGNIMFYQEDLERCGLDVTEASVYTGVCTEIFKRESVIFQKTVYCFVHLSVQEFLAAVYLFHCFTNRNTKVLEDFLGRNKDNYRSLDVFLKRAMKKSLQSKNGHLDLFVRFLHGLSLESNQRLLGGLLGRTHNSPGIIQRAINNLKKMNTNKISPDRSINIFHCLLEMNDLSVHQEIQEFLKSENRSEKELSEFHCSALAYMLQMSEEVLDELDLKKYNTTNAGRRRLIPAVRNCRKARFIRCGLSETHCEVVASALKSNPSHLRELDLSDNHNLQDSGVKQLCAGLESPNCRLETLRLRWCNLSEISCVSLASALKSNPSHLRELDLRENFLQDSDVKLLCDLKDSPHYKLETLEWDSSWMDL, encoded by the exons ATGGAGGATTTGGAGGCAGACGGGGACAGAGCAGAGTCTCCAGTGTCCAGCTGTCAGTCTTTGAAGAGTGACTGGTCCAAACATGTGCCTCTAAACTTCAGTAATGAACCTGGAccctcagacacaaa agagaagaagaggagtcatgtttctgtggaggagcagccgtcctgctgtagtttgtgtcAGGACGTCCTGAAGGATCCAGTCTCTACCAGCTGTGGACACTGGTTGTGCAGACAGTGCACCAGCTCATACTGGGACCAGTCTGCTTCATCAGGAGACTCCTCCTGTCCCCAGTGTGGAGAAAGATCCAGAAcaagagctggactgcagacagCCAGTCAGACCAGCACTGTACAAA cagacagtggtctgcaggaGGTTTTAGATGAACATAAGATCAGTGTGAGGAGGAGATGTGAACGTGTGACTGAAGGAagtgatgaaacaggaagtgaaacccTCCTCAACAGGATCTACACTgagctctacatcacagagggacagagtgaaGAGGTTAATACCCAACATGAGGTGAAGCAGCTTGAGAGAGCTTCTAAGATGAAGACCCTCCATGAAACTCCAATCAAGTGTCAGCACATCTTTAAAGCCTTACCtgagcaacagaaacacatcagagtGGTTCTGACCAACGGCGTCGCTGGCGTTGGAAAAAccttcacagtgcagaagttcactctggactggGCCGAGGGTttggaaaaccaagatgtcAGTCTGGTGATTCTGCTTTGGTTCAGGGAGCTGAACTTGATCAGAGATGAGAAGTTGAGTCTTCTCACTCTGCTCCGTGTTTTCCATCCAACATTACAGAAGGTCACAGCAGAGGAGCTCGCTGTCTGTAAAGTTCTGTTCATCTTTGACGGCCTGGATGAAAGCAGACTGGCTCTGGATTTCCACAACAATGAGGTTgtgactgatgtcacacagaagTCATCAGTCAACGTGCTGTTGACAAACCTCATCGAGGGGAAGCTGCTTCCCTCGGCTCTGGTCTGGATAACTTCccgacctgcagcagccaatcagatccctcCTGCATGTGTTGACAGGGTAACAGAAGTACGAGGCTTCACTGACGCCCAGAAGGAGGAGTACTTCAGGAGGagagtcagtgatgaagagcggtccagcagaatcatctcacacatgaagacatccaggagcctccacatcatgtgtctaatcccagtcttctgctggatcactgctacagttctggaTCACATGTTGactacagagcagagaggagagctgcccaagaccctgactgacctgtactcacacttcctgctggttcagacaaagaggaagaagcacAAGTATGATGAGGGACATGAGACCAGTCCACAGGAGCTGACGGAGGCTGACAGGGACGTTCTTCTGAAGCTGGGGAGGCTGGCGTTTGAACATCTGGAGAAAGGGAACATCATGTTCTACCAAGAAGACCTGGAGCGCTGTGGTCTTGATGTCACAGAGGCCTCGGTGTACACAGGAGTTTGTACAGAGATCTTcaaaagagagtctgtgatcttCCAGAAAACAGTCTACTGCTTCGTTCATCTGAGCgttcaggagtttctggctgCAGTCTACCTGTTCCACTGTTTCACCAACAGGAACACAAAGGTACTGGAGGACTTCCTGGGGAGAAACAAGGATAATTACAGATCCCTGGATGTCTTCTTAAAGAGAGCCATGAAGAAATCCCTCCAAAGTAAAAATGGTCACCTGGATCTGTTTGTCCGCTTCCTTCATGGCCTCTCTCTGGAGTCCAACCAGAGACTGTTAGGAGGCCTTTTGGGTCGGACACACAACAGTCCAGGAATCATCCAGAGAGCCATCAACAACCTGAAGAAGATGAACACAAACAAGATCTCTCCTGACAGAAGCATCAACATCttccactgtctgctggagatGAACGACCTCTCAGTACATCAGGAGATCCAAGAGTTCCTGAAGTCAGAGAACAGATCAGAGAAGGAACTCTCAGAGTTCCACTGCTCAGCTCTGGCCTACATGCTGCAGATGTCAGAGGAGGTTCTGGATGAGTTGGACCTGAAgaaatacaacacaacaaatgCTGGACGACGGAGACTGATTCCAGCTGTGAGGAACTGCAGAAAGGCTCG ATTTATTAGGTGTGGACTCTCAGAGACTCACTGTGAAGTcgtggcctcagctctgaagtccaacccctcccatctgagagagctggacctgagtgaCAACCacaacctgcaggattcaggagtgaagcagctgtgtgctgGACTGGAGAGTCCAAACTGtagactggagactctgag ACTGAGGTGGTGCAatttgtcagagatcagctgtgtttctctggcctcagctctgaagtccaacccctcccatctgagagagctggacctgagagAAAACTTCTTGCAGGATTCAgatgtgaagctgctgtgtgatctGAAGGATAGTCCACACTATAAACTGGAGACTCTGGA ATGGGATTCATCTTGGATGGATCTGTAG
- the LOC125883388 gene encoding protein NLRC3-like isoform X4 produces MADLEADGDRSECPVSSCQLSLKSDWSKDEPPDFSNEAGPSDTKQRAESPVSSCLSMENDWSKNYPPDFSNEPGPSDTKQRAESPVSSCLSMKSDWSKHVPLNFSNEAGPSDTKEKKRSHVSVEEQPSCCSLCQDVLKDPVSTSCGHWLCRQCTSSYWDQSASSGDSSCPQCGERSRTRAGLQTASQTSTVQTDSGLQEVLDEHKISVRRRCERVTEGSDETGSETLLNRIYTELYITEGQSEEVNTQHEVKQLERASKMKTLHETPIKCQHIFKALPEQQKHIRVVLTNGVAGVGKTFTVQKFTLDWAEGLENQDVSLVILLWFRELNLIRDEKLSLLTLLRVFHPTLQKVTAEELAVCKVLFIFDGLDESRLALDFHNNEVVTDVTQKSSVNVLLTNLIEGKLLPSALVWITSRPAAANQIPPACVDRVTEVRGFTDAQKEEYFRRRVSDEERSSRIISHMKTSRSLHIMCLIPVFCWITATVLDHMLTTEQRGELPKTLTDLYSHFLLVQTKRKKHKYDEGHETSPQELTEADRDVLLKLGRLAFEHLEKGNIMFYQEDLERCGLDVTEASVYTGVCTEIFKRESVIFQKTVYCFVHLSVQEFLAAVYLFHCFTNRNTKVLEDFLGRNKDNYRSLDVFLKRAMKKSLQSKNGHLDLFVRFLHGLSLESNQRLLGGLLGRTHNSPGIIQRAINNLKKMNTNKISPDRSINIFHCLLEMNDLSVHQEIQEFLKSENRSEKELSEFHCSALAYMLQMSEEVLDELDLKKYNTTNAGRRRLIPAVRNCRKARFIRCGLSETHCEVVASALKSNPSHLRELDLSDNHNLQDSGVKQLCAGLESPNCRLETLRLRWCNLSEISCVSLASALKSNPSHLRELDLRENFLQDSDVKLLCDLKDSPHYKLETLEWDSSWMDL; encoded by the exons acagagagcagagtctccAGTGTCCAGCTGTCTGTCTATGAAGAGTGACTGGTCCAAACATGTGCCTCTAAACTTCAGTAATGAAGCTGGAccctcagacacaaa agagaagaagaggagtcatgtttctgtggaggagcagccgtcctgctgtagtttgtgtcAGGACGTCCTGAAGGATCCAGTCTCTACCAGCTGTGGACACTGGTTGTGCAGACAGTGCACCAGCTCATACTGGGACCAGTCTGCTTCATCAGGAGACTCCTCCTGTCCCCAGTGTGGAGAAAGATCCAGAAcaagagctggactgcagacagCCAGTCAGACCAGCACTGTACAAA cagacagtggtctgcaggaGGTTTTAGATGAACATAAGATCAGTGTGAGGAGGAGATGTGAACGTGTGACTGAAGGAagtgatgaaacaggaagtgaaacccTCCTCAACAGGATCTACACTgagctctacatcacagagggacagagtgaaGAGGTTAATACCCAACATGAGGTGAAGCAGCTTGAGAGAGCTTCTAAGATGAAGACCCTCCATGAAACTCCAATCAAGTGTCAGCACATCTTTAAAGCCTTACCtgagcaacagaaacacatcagagtGGTTCTGACCAACGGCGTCGCTGGCGTTGGAAAAAccttcacagtgcagaagttcactctggactggGCCGAGGGTttggaaaaccaagatgtcAGTCTGGTGATTCTGCTTTGGTTCAGGGAGCTGAACTTGATCAGAGATGAGAAGTTGAGTCTTCTCACTCTGCTCCGTGTTTTCCATCCAACATTACAGAAGGTCACAGCAGAGGAGCTCGCTGTCTGTAAAGTTCTGTTCATCTTTGACGGCCTGGATGAAAGCAGACTGGCTCTGGATTTCCACAACAATGAGGTTgtgactgatgtcacacagaagTCATCAGTCAACGTGCTGTTGACAAACCTCATCGAGGGGAAGCTGCTTCCCTCGGCTCTGGTCTGGATAACTTCccgacctgcagcagccaatcagatccctcCTGCATGTGTTGACAGGGTAACAGAAGTACGAGGCTTCACTGACGCCCAGAAGGAGGAGTACTTCAGGAGGagagtcagtgatgaagagcggtccagcagaatcatctcacacatgaagacatccaggagcctccacatcatgtgtctaatcccagtcttctgctggatcactgctacagttctggaTCACATGTTGactacagagcagagaggagagctgcccaagaccctgactgacctgtactcacacttcctgctggttcagacaaagaggaagaagcacAAGTATGATGAGGGACATGAGACCAGTCCACAGGAGCTGACGGAGGCTGACAGGGACGTTCTTCTGAAGCTGGGGAGGCTGGCGTTTGAACATCTGGAGAAAGGGAACATCATGTTCTACCAAGAAGACCTGGAGCGCTGTGGTCTTGATGTCACAGAGGCCTCGGTGTACACAGGAGTTTGTACAGAGATCTTcaaaagagagtctgtgatcttCCAGAAAACAGTCTACTGCTTCGTTCATCTGAGCgttcaggagtttctggctgCAGTCTACCTGTTCCACTGTTTCACCAACAGGAACACAAAGGTACTGGAGGACTTCCTGGGGAGAAACAAGGATAATTACAGATCCCTGGATGTCTTCTTAAAGAGAGCCATGAAGAAATCCCTCCAAAGTAAAAATGGTCACCTGGATCTGTTTGTCCGCTTCCTTCATGGCCTCTCTCTGGAGTCCAACCAGAGACTGTTAGGAGGCCTTTTGGGTCGGACACACAACAGTCCAGGAATCATCCAGAGAGCCATCAACAACCTGAAGAAGATGAACACAAACAAGATCTCTCCTGACAGAAGCATCAACATCttccactgtctgctggagatGAACGACCTCTCAGTACATCAGGAGATCCAAGAGTTCCTGAAGTCAGAGAACAGATCAGAGAAGGAACTCTCAGAGTTCCACTGCTCAGCTCTGGCCTACATGCTGCAGATGTCAGAGGAGGTTCTGGATGAGTTGGACCTGAAgaaatacaacacaacaaatgCTGGACGACGGAGACTGATTCCAGCTGTGAGGAACTGCAGAAAGGCTCG ATTTATTAGGTGTGGACTCTCAGAGACTCACTGTGAAGTcgtggcctcagctctgaagtccaacccctcccatctgagagagctggacctgagtgaCAACCacaacctgcaggattcaggagtgaagcagctgtgtgctgGACTGGAGAGTCCAAACTGtagactggagactctgag ACTGAGGTGGTGCAatttgtcagagatcagctgtgtttctctggcctcagctctgaagtccaacccctcccatctgagagagctggacctgagagAAAACTTCTTGCAGGATTCAgatgtgaagctgctgtgtgatctGAAGGATAGTCCACACTATAAACTGGAGACTCTGGA ATGGGATTCATCTTGGATGGATCTGTAG
- the LOC125883388 gene encoding protein NLRC3-like isoform X3, translated as MADLEADGDRSECPVSSCQLSLKSDWSKDEPPDFSNEAGPSDTKQRAESPVSSCLSMKSDWSKDDPPDFSNEPGPSDTKQRAESPVSSCLSMKSDWSKHVPLNFSNEAGPSDTKEKKRSHVSVEEQPSCCSLCQDVLKDPVSTSCGHWLCRQCTSSYWDQSASSGDSSCPQCGERSRTRAGLQTASQTSTVQTDSGLQEVLDEHKISVRRRCERVTEGSDETGSETLLNRIYTELYITEGQSEEVNTQHEVKQLERASKMKTLHETPIKCQHIFKALPEQQKHIRVVLTNGVAGVGKTFTVQKFTLDWAEGLENQDVSLVILLWFRELNLIRDEKLSLLTLLRVFHPTLQKVTAEELAVCKVLFIFDGLDESRLALDFHNNEVVTDVTQKSSVNVLLTNLIEGKLLPSALVWITSRPAAANQIPPACVDRVTEVRGFTDAQKEEYFRRRVSDEERSSRIISHMKTSRSLHIMCLIPVFCWITATVLDHMLTTEQRGELPKTLTDLYSHFLLVQTKRKKHKYDEGHETSPQELTEADRDVLLKLGRLAFEHLEKGNIMFYQEDLERCGLDVTEASVYTGVCTEIFKRESVIFQKTVYCFVHLSVQEFLAAVYLFHCFTNRNTKVLEDFLGRNKDNYRSLDVFLKRAMKKSLQSKNGHLDLFVRFLHGLSLESNQRLLGGLLGRTHNSPGIIQRAINNLKKMNTNKISPDRSINIFHCLLEMNDLSVHQEIQEFLKSENRSEKELSEFHCSALAYMLQMSEEVLDELDLKKYNTTNAGRRRLIPAVRNCRKARFIRCGLSETHCEVVASALKSNPSHLRELDLSDNHNLQDSGVKQLCAGLESPNCRLETLRLRWCNLSEISCVSLASALKSNPSHLRELDLRENFLQDSDVKLLCDLKDSPHYKLETLEWDSSWMDL; from the exons acagagagcagagtctccAGTGTCCAGCTGTCTGTCTATGAAGAGTGACTGGTCCAAACATGTGCCTCTAAACTTCAGTAATGAAGCTGGAccctcagacacaaa agagaagaagaggagtcatgtttctgtggaggagcagccgtcctgctgtagtttgtgtcAGGACGTCCTGAAGGATCCAGTCTCTACCAGCTGTGGACACTGGTTGTGCAGACAGTGCACCAGCTCATACTGGGACCAGTCTGCTTCATCAGGAGACTCCTCCTGTCCCCAGTGTGGAGAAAGATCCAGAAcaagagctggactgcagacagCCAGTCAGACCAGCACTGTACAAA cagacagtggtctgcaggaGGTTTTAGATGAACATAAGATCAGTGTGAGGAGGAGATGTGAACGTGTGACTGAAGGAagtgatgaaacaggaagtgaaacccTCCTCAACAGGATCTACACTgagctctacatcacagagggacagagtgaaGAGGTTAATACCCAACATGAGGTGAAGCAGCTTGAGAGAGCTTCTAAGATGAAGACCCTCCATGAAACTCCAATCAAGTGTCAGCACATCTTTAAAGCCTTACCtgagcaacagaaacacatcagagtGGTTCTGACCAACGGCGTCGCTGGCGTTGGAAAAAccttcacagtgcagaagttcactctggactggGCCGAGGGTttggaaaaccaagatgtcAGTCTGGTGATTCTGCTTTGGTTCAGGGAGCTGAACTTGATCAGAGATGAGAAGTTGAGTCTTCTCACTCTGCTCCGTGTTTTCCATCCAACATTACAGAAGGTCACAGCAGAGGAGCTCGCTGTCTGTAAAGTTCTGTTCATCTTTGACGGCCTGGATGAAAGCAGACTGGCTCTGGATTTCCACAACAATGAGGTTgtgactgatgtcacacagaagTCATCAGTCAACGTGCTGTTGACAAACCTCATCGAGGGGAAGCTGCTTCCCTCGGCTCTGGTCTGGATAACTTCccgacctgcagcagccaatcagatccctcCTGCATGTGTTGACAGGGTAACAGAAGTACGAGGCTTCACTGACGCCCAGAAGGAGGAGTACTTCAGGAGGagagtcagtgatgaagagcggtccagcagaatcatctcacacatgaagacatccaggagcctccacatcatgtgtctaatcccagtcttctgctggatcactgctacagttctggaTCACATGTTGactacagagcagagaggagagctgcccaagaccctgactgacctgtactcacacttcctgctggttcagacaaagaggaagaagcacAAGTATGATGAGGGACATGAGACCAGTCCACAGGAGCTGACGGAGGCTGACAGGGACGTTCTTCTGAAGCTGGGGAGGCTGGCGTTTGAACATCTGGAGAAAGGGAACATCATGTTCTACCAAGAAGACCTGGAGCGCTGTGGTCTTGATGTCACAGAGGCCTCGGTGTACACAGGAGTTTGTACAGAGATCTTcaaaagagagtctgtgatcttCCAGAAAACAGTCTACTGCTTCGTTCATCTGAGCgttcaggagtttctggctgCAGTCTACCTGTTCCACTGTTTCACCAACAGGAACACAAAGGTACTGGAGGACTTCCTGGGGAGAAACAAGGATAATTACAGATCCCTGGATGTCTTCTTAAAGAGAGCCATGAAGAAATCCCTCCAAAGTAAAAATGGTCACCTGGATCTGTTTGTCCGCTTCCTTCATGGCCTCTCTCTGGAGTCCAACCAGAGACTGTTAGGAGGCCTTTTGGGTCGGACACACAACAGTCCAGGAATCATCCAGAGAGCCATCAACAACCTGAAGAAGATGAACACAAACAAGATCTCTCCTGACAGAAGCATCAACATCttccactgtctgctggagatGAACGACCTCTCAGTACATCAGGAGATCCAAGAGTTCCTGAAGTCAGAGAACAGATCAGAGAAGGAACTCTCAGAGTTCCACTGCTCAGCTCTGGCCTACATGCTGCAGATGTCAGAGGAGGTTCTGGATGAGTTGGACCTGAAgaaatacaacacaacaaatgCTGGACGACGGAGACTGATTCCAGCTGTGAGGAACTGCAGAAAGGCTCG ATTTATTAGGTGTGGACTCTCAGAGACTCACTGTGAAGTcgtggcctcagctctgaagtccaacccctcccatctgagagagctggacctgagtgaCAACCacaacctgcaggattcaggagtgaagcagctgtgtgctgGACTGGAGAGTCCAAACTGtagactggagactctgag ACTGAGGTGGTGCAatttgtcagagatcagctgtgtttctctggcctcagctctgaagtccaacccctcccatctgagagagctggacctgagagAAAACTTCTTGCAGGATTCAgatgtgaagctgctgtgtgatctGAAGGATAGTCCACACTATAAACTGGAGACTCTGGA ATGGGATTCATCTTGGATGGATCTGTAG